From the genome of Anopheles moucheti chromosome 3, idAnoMoucSN_F20_07, whole genome shotgun sequence, one region includes:
- the LOC128304852 gene encoding uncharacterized protein LOC128304852, protein MTKLAVAICLAILVASVEHRVEATVVRLLTDFIQNNVAGIPLIHKTEEYDFDPEISKKRRELYYELHGYRGEKIIERIGLGIDGKHHERLAFQRQRDEGHLQGLNYLQP, encoded by the exons ATGACCAAATTGGCCGTTGCT ATATGCTTAGCCATTCTAGTGGCTTCGGTGGAACATCGCGTTGAAGCAACCGTGGTAAGGTTGTTAACGGATTTCATCCAAAACAATGTCGCTGGCATACCGCTCATTCACAAGACGGAGGAGTATGACTTCGATCCGGAGATAAGCAAAAAACGAAGAGAGCTATACTATGAG CTCCATGGATACCGTGGCGAAAAGATAATCGAACGAATAGGTCTCGGTATTGATGGCAAACACCACGAACGGCTTGCATTCCAGCGGCAACGCGACGAGGGACATCTGCAGGGTCTCAACTATCTGCAGCCTTAG